A region of Thiofilum sp. DNA encodes the following proteins:
- a CDS encoding NADH-quinone oxidoreductase subunit B family protein: MGIEGVLEKGFVTTSADKLINWARTGSMWPMTFGLACCAVEMMHAGASRYDLDRFGIVFRPSPRQSDVMIVAGTLTNKMAPALRKVYDQMAEPRWVISMGSCANGGGYYHYSYAVVRGCDRIIPVDIYVPGCPPTAEALLYGIIQLQNKIRRTNTIAR; the protein is encoded by the coding sequence ATGGGAATAGAAGGCGTTCTAGAAAAAGGGTTTGTCACCACCTCAGCCGATAAGTTGATCAATTGGGCGCGGACAGGTTCGATGTGGCCCATGACCTTTGGTTTAGCCTGTTGCGCGGTTGAGATGATGCATGCGGGTGCATCGCGTTATGATCTTGATCGCTTTGGTATTGTATTTCGTCCTAGTCCGCGCCAATCGGATGTAATGATTGTAGCGGGGACACTCACTAATAAAATGGCGCCAGCCTTACGTAAAGTCTATGACCAAATGGCGGAACCGCGCTGGGTTATCTCTATGGGGTCGTGTGCGAATGGTGGGGGCTATTACCATTATTCCTATGCAGTAGTGCGGGGTTGTGATCGTATTATTCCTGTCGATATTTATGTACCCGGTTGTCCGCCTACAGCGGAAGCATTGCTCTATGGCATTATCCAGTTACAAAATAAAATTCGTCGTACTAATACGATTGCGCGGTAG
- the ndhC gene encoding NADH-quinone oxidoreductase subunit A yields MLAEYLPILLFLGVGLALAVVLLGLGLLMGPRRPDAAKDSAFECGFDAFDDARMKFDVRYYLVAILFIIFDLEIAFLFPWAVALEEIGMAGLGAMAIFLGILIVGFIYEWKKGALEWE; encoded by the coding sequence ATGTTAGCAGAGTATTTACCTATCTTATTGTTTTTAGGGGTTGGTCTAGCCTTAGCTGTAGTGCTCTTAGGTTTAGGTTTATTGATGGGACCCCGCCGCCCCGATGCTGCTAAAGATTCCGCGTTTGAATGTGGCTTTGATGCCTTTGATGATGCACGGATGAAGTTTGATGTGCGCTATTATCTCGTTGCTATCCTATTTATCATTTTTGATCTTGAAATCGCTTTTTTATTTCCTTGGGCTGTGGCTTTAGAAGAGATTGGCATGGCTGGTTTAGGGGCTATGGCTATCTTTCTTGGCATTTTAATTGTTGGCTTTATTTATGAATGGAAAAAAGGAGCGCTGGAATGGGAATAG